In Staphylococcus lloydii, the following proteins share a genomic window:
- a CDS encoding Stp1/IreP family PP2C-type Ser/Thr phosphatase, with the protein MLKAQFYTDKGQYRENNEDAGGVFYNKINQQLLVLCDGMGGHQAGEVASQFVTKELQQRFEEENLIEAHQAEDWLRSTLKNINRELYQLSSTRPEYSGMGTTCVCALVFDDYIVVANIGDSRAYLVNSRDVEQITSDHSFVNHLVMIGQITEEEAFSHPQRNIITKVMGTDKLVSPDIFVKRFNYYDYLILNSDGLTDYVRDNQLQEIIEDNDTIESIGLKLIEVALANDSNDNISFVLAEIEGDKV; encoded by the coding sequence ATGCTAAAAGCACAATTTTACACTGACAAAGGTCAATATCGTGAAAACAATGAAGATGCGGGCGGCGTATTTTACAATAAAATAAATCAACAACTTTTAGTTTTATGCGATGGCATGGGTGGACATCAAGCGGGCGAAGTGGCTAGTCAATTCGTAACTAAAGAATTGCAACAACGCTTCGAGGAAGAAAACTTAATAGAAGCACATCAAGCAGAAGATTGGTTACGTTCGACGTTAAAAAACATTAATCGCGAGCTTTATCAGTTATCCAGTACTCGTCCCGAATACAGTGGTATGGGAACGACATGTGTTTGTGCATTAGTATTTGATGATTATATCGTTGTTGCAAATATAGGAGATTCTCGTGCTTATTTAGTCAATAGTCGAGATGTTGAACAAATTACCAGTGATCATTCATTTGTTAATCACCTAGTGATGATTGGTCAGATTACTGAGGAAGAAGCGTTTAGTCATCCACAACGAAACATTATTACTAAAGTTATGGGTACGGATAAATTAGTGTCACCAGACATTTTTGTTAAACGTTTTAACTACTATGATTATCTTATATTAAACTCTGATGGACTAACTGATTATGTTAGAGACAATCAACTTCAAGAAATCATAGAAGACAACGACACTATTGAGAGTATTGGATTAAAGTTAATAGAAGTAGCATTAGCGAATGATTCTAATGATAATATAAGTTTTGTGCTCGCAGAGATTGAAGGTGACAAAGTATGA
- the rlmN gene encoding 23S rRNA (adenine(2503)-C(2))-methyltransferase RlmN, with protein MITAEKKKKNKFLPDFEKQSIYSLRYDEMQNWLVEHKQQKFRAKQIFEWLYEKRINSFDEMTNLSKDLREILEENFVMTTLSTVVKQESKDGTIKFLFELQDGYTIETVLMRHEYGNSVCVTTQVGCRIGCTFCASTLGGLKRNLEAGEIVSQVLTVQKALDESDERVSQIVIMGIGEPFENYDEMMDFLRIVNDDNGLNIGARHITVSTSGIIPRIYDFAEEDIQINFAVSLHGAKDEIRSRLMPINRAYNVEKLMEAIEYYQEKTNRRITFEYGLFGGVNDQLEHARELAHLIQDLNCHVNLIPVNHVPERNYVKTPKEDIFKFEKELKRLGINATIRREQGSDIDAACGQLRAKERQVETR; from the coding sequence ATGATTACAGCCGAAAAAAAGAAAAAAAACAAGTTTTTACCGGATTTTGAGAAACAATCTATATACTCTTTAAGATATGACGAGATGCAAAATTGGTTGGTAGAACATAAGCAACAAAAATTTAGAGCAAAACAAATATTCGAATGGTTATACGAAAAACGTATAAATAGTTTCGATGAAATGACAAACTTATCTAAAGATTTAAGAGAAATATTAGAAGAAAATTTTGTTATGACAACACTGTCTACAGTAGTAAAACAAGAAAGTAAAGACGGCACGATTAAGTTTTTATTTGAACTACAAGATGGCTATACAATTGAGACAGTATTGATGAGACATGAATACGGTAATTCAGTGTGTGTAACAACACAAGTAGGTTGTCGTATTGGTTGTACTTTCTGTGCTTCTACTTTAGGCGGATTAAAACGAAATCTTGAAGCTGGAGAAATCGTGTCTCAAGTTCTAACAGTACAAAAAGCATTAGATGAATCAGACGAACGTGTCTCTCAAATCGTTATTATGGGTATTGGTGAACCTTTTGAAAACTATGATGAAATGATGGATTTCTTAAGAATCGTTAACGATGATAACGGATTAAATATTGGCGCTCGCCATATAACGGTGTCAACTTCAGGTATTATCCCTAGAATTTATGATTTTGCAGAAGAAGACATTCAAATTAATTTCGCGGTAAGTTTACACGGTGCAAAAGATGAAATTCGTTCACGACTTATGCCGATTAACAGAGCATATAATGTTGAGAAATTAATGGAAGCAATAGAATATTACCAAGAAAAAACAAACCGTCGTATTACATTTGAGTACGGTCTATTTGGTGGAGTGAATGATCAGTTAGAACATGCTAGAGAATTAGCGCATTTAATTCAAGATTTAAATTGCCATGTTAACTTAATACCTGTCAATCACGTTCCTGAGCGTAACTATGTAAAGACACCGAAAGAAGATATTTTCAAATTTGAAAAAGAGCTTAAACGTCTAGGCATTAATGCAACAATTAGAAGAGAGCAAGGATCTGACATTGACGCTGCATGTGGTCAATTAAGAGCAAAGGAACGACAAGTAGAAACGAGGTAG
- the rsmB gene encoding 16S rRNA (cytosine(967)-C(5))-methyltransferase RsmB yields MTEVSVRRHAFDTLQAIINDKAYSNIIINETLSNSEMNRADKNLYTEMVYGTLARKYTLDYFLKPFVQTKIKGWVRQLLWMSIYQYVYLNKVPEHAIINEAVEIAKYKGGPHNGNVVNGILRNIMRSELPQFDEISDAKKRIAIQYSLPKWLVDHWATHFGIDKTEEIAQSQLEKVKQTVRVNTTRISVEDAISRLEDDGFEVVQDQHIASCLHVGGQQIIESRMFKDGLVSIQDKSSMLVGEIVAPEKQDLILDACSAPGGKACHLAELMDNQGQIEATDIHEHKIDLINFNVKKLRLSNILSYTHDATEKYGKVYDKILVDAPCSGLGVLRHKPEIKYEQSKATIDSLVETQLAILDNVKANVKPGGTLIYSTCTIEQLENENVIYTFLKNNKDFEFELFVDPRTGEQVKTMQILPQDFNSDGFFITKIRRKDS; encoded by the coding sequence ATGACAGAAGTATCTGTAAGAAGACATGCATTTGACACGTTACAAGCTATTATAAATGATAAAGCATACAGTAATATCATTATTAATGAAACGCTATCTAATAGTGAAATGAATAGAGCCGACAAAAATTTATACACTGAAATGGTCTACGGTACGCTTGCAAGAAAATATACGTTAGATTATTTTTTAAAGCCTTTTGTCCAAACAAAAATTAAAGGGTGGGTACGCCAATTATTATGGATGAGCATTTATCAATATGTTTATTTAAATAAAGTACCAGAACATGCCATCATTAATGAAGCGGTAGAGATTGCGAAATATAAAGGTGGTCCACATAACGGTAATGTCGTAAATGGTATTCTACGTAACATTATGCGTAGTGAATTACCTCAATTCGATGAGATTTCAGATGCTAAAAAAAGAATTGCAATTCAATATAGTTTGCCTAAATGGCTAGTCGATCATTGGGCAACGCATTTTGGTATAGATAAAACAGAAGAAATTGCACAGTCGCAATTAGAGAAAGTTAAACAAACTGTAAGAGTTAATACGACTAGAATAAGTGTTGAAGATGCAATTTCAAGATTAGAAGACGATGGTTTTGAAGTAGTACAAGATCAACATATCGCTAGTTGTTTACATGTCGGTGGTCAACAGATAATTGAATCACGCATGTTTAAAGATGGATTAGTATCGATTCAAGATAAAAGTTCTATGTTAGTAGGTGAAATTGTTGCACCTGAAAAACAAGATCTAATCTTGGACGCGTGTAGTGCACCTGGAGGTAAAGCGTGTCATCTTGCAGAATTAATGGATAATCAAGGGCAAATAGAAGCTACTGATATTCATGAACATAAGATTGATTTAATTAACTTTAATGTCAAAAAATTACGATTATCTAACATTTTAAGTTATACCCACGATGCCACAGAAAAATATGGTAAAGTGTATGATAAGATTTTAGTTGATGCACCATGTAGTGGTTTGGGCGTATTACGCCATAAGCCAGAAATTAAATACGAACAAAGTAAGGCAACGATAGATAGCCTTGTTGAGACACAATTAGCAATTTTAGATAATGTTAAAGCAAACGTTAAACCTGGCGGCACATTGATTTATTCTACATGTACGATAGAACAACTAGAAAATGAAAATGTAATTTATACATTCTTGAAAAATAATAAGGACTTTGAATTTGAACTATTTGTAGACCCAAGAACAGGCGAGCAAGTTAAAACAATGCAAATACTACCCCAAGATTTCAACTCCGATGGTTTCTTTATAACTAAAATAAGACGGAAGGACAGCTAA
- the fmt gene encoding methionyl-tRNA formyltransferase, whose translation MSNIIFMGTPDFSTTVLEMLIAEHNVIAVVTQPDRPVGRKKKMTPPPVKEIAVKHGLPVYQPEKLTQSEELDQLIALDSDLIVTAAFGQLLPESLLEAPKLGAINVHASLLPKYRGGAPIHQAIIDGETQTGITIMYMAKKLDAGDIIAQRAIDIEKEDDVGTMHDRLSFLGADLLKETLPAIINGTNDRQPQDDSKATFASNISRDDEKIDWQKPAEVIYNHIRGLSPWPVAYTIMDDANMKLYAAHIVSNKDGKPGEIIETTKKAIIVGTGSQDAIALTDIQVAGKKRMLAANYLSGVQTSLVGKELT comes from the coding sequence ATGAGTAATATAATTTTTATGGGTACACCAGATTTTTCAACGACAGTTTTAGAAATGCTTATAGCAGAACATAATGTTATAGCCGTTGTAACACAACCAGATAGACCAGTAGGTAGGAAGAAAAAAATGACGCCACCGCCAGTTAAAGAGATAGCTGTGAAGCATGGTTTACCTGTCTACCAACCAGAAAAATTGACGCAGTCTGAAGAATTAGACCAACTTATAGCATTAGATTCTGATTTAATAGTGACAGCTGCATTTGGTCAATTGTTACCAGAATCATTACTAGAAGCACCTAAATTAGGCGCAATAAATGTACACGCATCATTATTACCAAAATATAGAGGTGGTGCGCCGATACATCAAGCTATTATCGATGGCGAAACACAAACAGGCATTACAATTATGTATATGGCCAAAAAACTCGATGCTGGTGATATTATTGCGCAACGTGCGATAGATATTGAAAAAGAAGACGATGTAGGCACAATGCACGATAGATTAAGTTTCTTAGGTGCTGATTTATTAAAAGAAACATTACCAGCTATTATAAATGGTACGAATGACAGACAACCACAAGATGATAGCAAAGCTACTTTTGCTTCAAATATTAGTAGAGACGATGAAAAGATTGATTGGCAAAAGCCAGCAGAAGTAATTTATAATCATATTAGAGGATTATCACCGTGGCCAGTAGCATATACAATCATGGATGACGCTAATATGAAATTGTATGCTGCACATATTGTTTCGAATAAAGACGGTAAACCAGGCGAGATTATAGAAACGACTAAAAAGGCAATTATCGTTGGTACAGGATCACAAGATGCGATTGCTTTAACGGATATTCAAGTTGCGGGTAAAAAACGTATGCTTGCAGCAAACTATTTAAGTGGTGTCCAAACATCATTAGTTGGGAAGGAATTAACATGA
- a CDS encoding peptide deformylase, whose product MTIKRLVAKQHPLLSKKISPVEDFNEELEQLLLDIEDTMYEQEASALCAPQVGIDRQVAIIDMELDGLLQLINPEIVSQSDEKVTELEGSISLPDVYGEVTRSKMIVVKSNDKEGNEVELTAYDDVARMILHMVDHFNGMLFTERVDRLMTESEMEAYFNHE is encoded by the coding sequence ATGACAATTAAGCGTTTAGTTGCTAAACAACATCCATTGTTGTCTAAAAAAATTAGTCCTGTTGAGGATTTTAATGAAGAACTTGAACAGTTATTATTAGATATAGAAGATACTATGTATGAACAAGAAGCGTCAGCATTATGTGCGCCACAAGTTGGTATTGATAGACAAGTAGCTATAATTGATATGGAATTAGATGGACTTTTACAGTTAATTAATCCAGAAATAGTAAGCCAATCAGATGAAAAAGTGACGGAACTTGAAGGTTCAATTAGTTTACCAGATGTATATGGGGAAGTAACGAGAAGTAAGATGATTGTCGTGAAAAGTAACGATAAAGAAGGCAACGAAGTAGAATTAACGGCCTATGATGATGTAGCTAGAATGATATTACATATGGTTGATCATTTTAATGGTATGTTATTTACTGAACGTGTTGACCGATTAATGACTGAATCTGAGATGGAGGCGTATTTTAATCATGAGTAA
- a CDS encoding GNAT family N-acetyltransferase: MRYNQFNQPIGEGLEAFNLPPNPEVTVLNGQYCRLEKLSEHHIDDLYNHFSLDDDAPNWTYLSEEPVKDKDEFKQYINNQINSQDPYFMAIINQDTNEVLGEFSLLRINPNDASIEVGHIHFSNALKQTRIATDAHYLLASYVFETLGYRRYEWKCDDLNKPSMKSAKRLGFTYEGTFRQHKIYKTRNRNTAWFSMLDSEWPHIKQQYERWLSLSNFDINGQQFERLNIQ; the protein is encoded by the coding sequence GTGAGATATAATCAATTTAACCAACCGATTGGTGAAGGTTTAGAAGCTTTTAATTTGCCTCCAAATCCTGAAGTAACAGTTTTAAATGGACAATACTGTCGCTTGGAAAAGTTAAGCGAACATCATATAGATGATCTGTATAACCATTTTAGTTTAGATGATGATGCGCCCAATTGGACGTATTTAAGTGAAGAACCAGTTAAAGATAAAGACGAATTTAAGCAGTATATAAATAATCAAATTAATTCACAGGATCCATACTTTATGGCCATAATTAATCAAGATACAAATGAAGTACTTGGAGAATTTTCGCTACTGCGAATAAATCCTAACGATGCATCGATTGAAGTCGGTCATATTCATTTTTCAAATGCCTTAAAGCAAACACGAATTGCTACCGACGCACATTACTTATTAGCAAGTTATGTATTTGAGACGTTAGGTTATCGTAGATACGAATGGAAATGTGATGACTTGAATAAACCTTCTATGAAGAGTGCGAAAAGATTAGGGTTTACTTATGAAGGTACATTTAGACAACATAAAATTTATAAAACACGTAATAGAAACACGGCATGGTTTTCTATGTTAGATAGTGAATGGCCGCATATTAAACAACAATATGAACGATGGTTATCACTAAGCAATTTTGATATTAATGGCCAGCAGTTCGAGCGTTTGAATATTCAATAA
- a CDS encoding glycosyltransferase — protein MIYTVTTTLPPLHGGRTKSLLRRIKLLDTELTIPTKILTTNYNADYPEVYNLFLEQKKVTNNIQFENIYDWLSGFNLLLSTNSNYSKKETSYEIEGLRSEIKSNGRVVRYYDGDKYVLYRRFYESTKILEFEDFMSPVSKRKVQRWQYNKHGILHKKLFYSHNTYQKISEEFFDKNGNIYCKKFFENTDNNELIYIQTYRKERPHLTFSSEKQFFQYYFDAKFKDGDTVFCDARALDAPLLKQSNNTNNILVFHSSHLNENSIKGSFKFALNNPDKVAKYIVLTHKQKNDIQNILPIDSNKFCVIPHFMLEKETDTSVIEKENRFIFLGRLGVEKQLDHVIKAYNKFLESGHSTKLAIFGKDESNQKEMLLKLINDYGIQDKVRIYDYTNNPSLEFKKSKASLLTSKFEGFALSVMESIESKCPVVSYDIKYGPSEIINHGKNGYLVEPNNISQLANYMKEVIENPLSNVKTNPELKYNAAIENYNHLFATLNS, from the coding sequence TTGATTTATACAGTTACAACTACACTTCCACCTCTTCATGGCGGGAGAACAAAATCTTTATTAAGAAGAATAAAATTACTGGATACAGAGCTTACAATACCTACTAAAATATTAACAACAAATTACAATGCTGATTATCCAGAAGTGTATAATCTTTTTTTAGAACAAAAAAAGGTAACAAATAATATTCAATTTGAAAATATATATGATTGGTTATCTGGTTTTAACCTTTTACTCAGTACTAATTCAAATTATTCTAAAAAGGAAACTTCCTATGAAATAGAAGGTTTACGTAGTGAAATAAAAAGTAACGGGCGAGTTGTTCGTTATTATGATGGCGATAAATATGTTTTATATAGAAGATTTTATGAAAGTACTAAAATTTTAGAATTTGAAGATTTTATGTCCCCCGTCAGTAAACGAAAGGTCCAACGATGGCAGTATAATAAACATGGAATCTTACATAAAAAACTTTTCTATTCACACAATACTTATCAAAAAATATCAGAAGAATTTTTTGATAAGAACGGCAATATTTACTGTAAAAAATTTTTTGAAAACACAGACAATAATGAATTGATTTATATACAAACATACCGTAAAGAACGACCCCACTTGACTTTTTCATCTGAAAAACAATTTTTCCAATATTATTTTGATGCGAAATTTAAGGACGGCGATACAGTATTTTGTGATGCAAGAGCATTAGATGCTCCGCTTTTAAAACAAAGTAATAATACCAACAATATTTTAGTATTTCATAGTAGTCATTTAAATGAAAATAGCATAAAAGGTTCGTTTAAGTTTGCTTTAAATAACCCGGATAAAGTTGCAAAATACATTGTTCTAACTCATAAACAAAAAAATGATATTCAGAATATATTACCAATAGACTCTAACAAATTTTGTGTTATACCACATTTTATGCTTGAAAAAGAAACTGATACTAGTGTAATCGAAAAAGAAAATAGGTTTATTTTCTTAGGACGACTTGGAGTTGAAAAGCAGTTAGATCATGTTATTAAAGCATATAATAAGTTTTTAGAAAGCGGTCATTCTACTAAGCTTGCTATTTTTGGTAAAGATGAATCCAATCAAAAAGAAATGTTATTAAAACTAATAAATGATTATGGAATTCAAGATAAAGTAAGAATTTATGATTATACCAATAATCCATCATTAGAATTCAAAAAATCTAAAGCTTCCTTACTAACTAGTAAATTCGAAGGTTTTGCTCTATCAGTTATGGAAAGTATTGAATCCAAATGTCCAGTTGTTTCTTATGATATTAAATATGGACCATCAGAAATTATTAATCATGGTAAGAATGGTTATCTTGTAGAACCGAATAATATATCTCAATTAGCCAATTATATGAAAGAGGTTATTGAAAACCCTTTATCTAATGTTAAAACGAACCCAGAATTAAAATACAATGCTGCTATTGAAAACTATAATCACCTATTTGCAACATTGAATAGTTAA
- the priA gene encoding primosomal protein N', with product MIAKVIVDIPSKSVDFTFDYIIPTRLQSILQIGMRVIVPFGPRTIQGYVMSITETPDEQLDTSKLKEVKEVQDIKPELTSELIELSEWYSQYFVTKRISMLEVMLPSAIKAKYTKVFKLNDEQLMPSSLLSKFNSDGHYLYKEAQRNDDITELVQYLNSGAITEETILSQNTTKKKQRAVKVTEDYNYDEVLQKLEKSAKQYDLYAYLMDERHHTVLLRDIEEMGLSKSSIDTLVRKGYVEKYDTVVERDPFETRVFEQEAKQALTASQQEAFDAISAKVNAHEQQTFLLHGVTGSGKTEVYLHTIEEVLQLGREAMMLVPEIALTPQMVLRFKRRFGDDVAVLHSGLSKGERYDEWQKIRDGRARVSVGARSSVFAPFKNLGMIIIDEEHESSYKQEDYPRYHARDIAQWRSQYHNCPLILGSATPSLETYARADKKVYDLLPLPTRVNNQAMPEIDIVDMRAELSAGNRSMFSNQLRDAIQTRLDKKEQIVLFLNRRGYASFMLCRDCGHVPQCPNCDISLTYHKSADQLKCHYCGYQETPPNLCANCESEHIRQVGTGTQRVEELLQREFPEANIIRMDVDTTSRKGAHEKLLNDFGAGKGDILLGTQMIAKGLDFPNITLVGVLNADTMLNLPDFRSSERTFQLLTQVAGRAGRHDKEGEVLIQTYNPDHYAIKDVQLNDYLAFYDKEMNYRKLGKYPPYFFLINFTIAHQDMKKVMEASKHIHKILLQHISDKALVLGPSPAALSRINNEYRFQILVKYKNEPALHEALQYLDDYYHDEYLKHKLSLKIDINPHMMM from the coding sequence ATGATAGCGAAAGTAATCGTTGATATACCGTCTAAAAGTGTTGACTTCACATTTGATTATATTATCCCAACACGATTACAATCTATTCTACAAATTGGCATGAGAGTGATTGTGCCATTTGGTCCAAGAACAATTCAAGGCTATGTAATGTCTATTACTGAAACACCTGACGAACAACTTGATACTTCGAAATTAAAAGAAGTTAAAGAAGTACAGGATATTAAACCAGAATTGACGTCTGAATTAATTGAATTAAGTGAGTGGTATAGTCAATATTTCGTGACTAAACGTATTTCTATGTTAGAAGTAATGTTGCCTAGCGCAATTAAAGCTAAATATACTAAAGTTTTTAAACTAAATGATGAACAATTGATGCCATCTTCATTACTAAGTAAATTTAATAGTGACGGTCATTATCTTTATAAAGAAGCGCAACGCAACGATGATATTACAGAACTTGTACAATATCTTAATAGCGGGGCTATTACAGAAGAAACAATCTTGTCACAAAACACAACAAAGAAAAAACAACGTGCAGTTAAAGTTACCGAGGATTATAATTACGATGAAGTTTTACAGAAGCTTGAAAAATCGGCAAAACAATATGATTTATATGCGTACTTAATGGATGAAAGGCATCATACGGTTTTGTTACGAGATATAGAAGAGATGGGTTTGTCTAAATCAAGCATAGATACACTCGTTAGAAAAGGCTACGTTGAAAAATATGACACTGTAGTAGAACGCGATCCATTTGAAACACGTGTATTTGAACAAGAAGCCAAACAAGCTTTGACTGCATCACAACAAGAAGCGTTTGATGCCATCTCGGCAAAGGTAAATGCACATGAACAACAGACGTTTTTACTTCACGGCGTTACTGGTTCAGGTAAGACAGAAGTTTATTTGCATACGATTGAAGAAGTGTTACAACTCGGCAGAGAAGCTATGATGTTAGTGCCAGAAATTGCATTAACGCCTCAAATGGTGTTACGTTTCAAACGCCGTTTTGGTGATGATGTTGCAGTACTACACTCTGGTTTATCAAAGGGTGAACGTTATGATGAGTGGCAAAAAATTCGTGACGGTCGTGCTCGGGTGAGTGTTGGTGCTAGATCAAGCGTTTTTGCGCCATTTAAAAATCTAGGCATGATTATTATAGATGAAGAGCATGAATCATCTTATAAGCAGGAAGATTATCCTCGTTATCATGCTAGAGATATTGCACAGTGGAGAAGTCAATACCATAACTGTCCCCTCATTTTAGGAAGTGCAACACCAAGTCTTGAAACATATGCACGTGCTGATAAAAAGGTGTATGATTTATTGCCATTACCGACAAGAGTTAATAATCAAGCTATGCCAGAAATCGATATCGTAGATATGCGAGCTGAATTAAGCGCAGGCAATCGCTCAATGTTCTCTAATCAATTACGTGATGCAATTCAAACCCGATTGGACAAGAAAGAACAAATCGTTTTATTTTTAAATCGCCGAGGCTATGCATCATTTATGCTTTGTAGAGACTGTGGACATGTGCCACAATGCCCAAATTGTGATATCTCGTTAACATATCATAAGTCAGCAGATCAGTTAAAATGTCATTACTGTGGTTATCAAGAAACGCCACCAAATTTATGTGCGAACTGCGAAAGTGAACATATTCGTCAAGTTGGAACAGGAACTCAACGTGTGGAAGAATTATTGCAACGAGAATTTCCTGAGGCTAATATTATTCGTATGGATGTGGATACAACTTCTCGTAAAGGCGCACATGAAAAATTATTAAATGATTTTGGTGCAGGTAAAGGCGATATATTATTAGGTACACAAATGATTGCTAAAGGATTAGACTTTCCAAACATTACCCTCGTAGGCGTGTTAAATGCTGATACAATGCTAAACTTACCAGATTTCCGATCAAGTGAACGTACGTTTCAGTTATTGACGCAAGTGGCAGGTAGAGCAGGGAGACATGACAAAGAAGGCGAAGTATTAATACAAACATACAATCCTGATCATTATGCAATTAAAGACGTGCAATTGAATGACTATTTGGCATTTTACGATAAAGAAATGAATTATAGAAAGTTAGGTAAATATCCACCATATTTCTTTTTAATCAACTTTACTATTGCACATCAAGATATGAAAAAAGTTATGGAAGCATCTAAGCATATTCATAAAATTTTATTGCAACATATTTCAGATAAAGCATTAGTTCTAGGTCCATCACCAGCCGCTTTATCAAGAATAAATAACGAATATCGCTTCCAAATTTTAGTTAAATATAAAAATGAACCAGCATTACATGAAGCATTGCAATATCTAGACGATTATTATCATGATGAATACTTAAAACATAAATTATCATTGAAGATTGATATTAATCCCCATATGATGATGTAA
- the coaBC gene encoding bifunctional phosphopantothenoylcysteine decarboxylase/phosphopantothenate--cysteine ligase CoaBC encodes MKNILLAVTGGIAAYKAIDLTSKLSQAGYDVRVMLTDNAQEFVTPLSFQAISRNPVYTNTFLEQNPQEIQHVSLGDWADVIIVAPATANTIAKLSNGIADDMVTSTLLATETPKFIAPAMNVHMYENKRTQQNMATLSEDGYHFIEPGEGYLACGYVAKGRMEEPLQILTKIEQFIKNKQADSEIEYSTFNGKNALVTAGPTIEVLDPVRYLSNRSSGKMGYALAEALAKRGANVTLVSGPTHLSQPKSKNITLVKVQSAAEMFEAVSSRYDQLDIVFKAAAVSDYAPSETLNHKLKKQDGELSVTFKRTSDILKYLGEHKTHQYLVGFAAETQNIDDYAQQKLVKKNADVIIANNVGDTSIGFSSDNNDYTMHFATKDSVQLGKDTKIALADKILNELEARWQ; translated from the coding sequence ATGAAAAATATATTATTAGCAGTTACTGGTGGAATTGCAGCTTATAAAGCTATAGATTTAACTAGTAAATTGTCTCAAGCTGGTTATGATGTGCGTGTCATGCTAACAGATAATGCACAAGAATTTGTTACTCCGTTATCATTCCAAGCTATTAGTAGAAATCCTGTCTATACAAACACATTTCTTGAACAAAATCCTCAAGAAATACAACACGTCTCTCTTGGTGACTGGGCAGATGTCATTATCGTAGCACCAGCTACTGCAAACACAATTGCAAAGTTAAGTAATGGTATCGCTGATGACATGGTTACTTCAACTTTATTAGCAACGGAAACGCCTAAATTTATCGCACCTGCAATGAATGTTCATATGTATGAAAATAAAAGAACACAACAAAATATGGCTACCTTAAGTGAAGATGGTTACCACTTTATCGAACCGGGTGAAGGATATTTAGCGTGTGGTTATGTAGCTAAAGGACGTATGGAAGAGCCATTACAGATTTTAACTAAAATAGAACAATTTATAAAAAATAAACAAGCCGACAGCGAAATTGAATATAGTACATTTAACGGCAAAAATGCATTAGTTACGGCAGGACCAACAATTGAAGTACTTGATCCGGTACGATACTTATCCAATCGTTCGTCGGGTAAAATGGGTTATGCCTTAGCAGAAGCCTTAGCTAAACGAGGCGCGAATGTAACACTCGTCAGTGGACCTACACACTTGTCCCAACCGAAATCTAAAAACATTACGTTAGTAAAAGTGCAAAGCGCAGCAGAAATGTTTGAAGCAGTTTCATCTAGATACGACCAATTAGATATCGTATTTAAAGCAGCAGCAGTATCAGATTATGCACCTAGTGAAACACTTAATCATAAATTGAAAAAACAAGATGGAGAATTGTCGGTAACATTTAAACGTACGTCCGATATTTTAAAATATCTAGGCGAACATAAAACACATCAATATTTAGTAGGATTTGCAGCAGAAACACAAAATATTGACGACTACGCACAACAAAAGTTAGTTAAAAAAAATGCCGACGTCATTATTGCTAATAATGTAGGCGATACATCTATTGGTTTTAGTTCAGACAATAATGATTATACGATGCATTTTGCAACTAAAGATTCGGTACAACTTGGTAAAGACACTAAAATAGCGCTCGCTGATAAAATATTAAATGAACTTGAAGCAAGGTGGCAATAA
- the rpoZ gene encoding DNA-directed RNA polymerase subunit omega: MLYPPLNQLTAKINSKYLIATTAAKRARELEDVEDTELLERYRSKKAVGRALEEIAEGKVYPDGVQN; encoded by the coding sequence ATGTTATACCCACCATTAAACCAATTAACTGCTAAAATAAACTCTAAATATTTAATCGCCACAACTGCTGCAAAGCGTGCGCGTGAATTAGAAGATGTAGAAGATACAGAATTACTTGAACGTTATCGCTCAAAAAAAGCTGTTGGCAGAGCTTTAGAAGAAATAGCTGAAGGTAAAGTTTACCCAGATGGCGTACAAAACTAA